One stretch of Streptomyces sp. NBC_01363 DNA includes these proteins:
- a CDS encoding zinc-binding dehydrogenase — translation MFAAYASRIDRDQPLNGLELGERPAPEVRPGWTTVNVRAASLNHHDLWSLRGVGLAEDKLPMILGCDAAGTDEDGNEVVLHSVIGQTGHGVGPKEPRSILTERYQGTFAEQVTVPSWNVLPKPKELTFEQAACLPTAWLTAYRMLFTNAGVRPGDSVLVQGAGGGVATAAIVLGRAAGLRIYATSRDEAKRKRAVELGAIEAFEPGARLPQRVDAVIETVGAATWSHSVKSLRPGGTLVISGATSGDRPSHAELTRIFFLELKVVGSTMGSKDELEDLLAFCATTGVRPVIDEVLPLDRAREGFERLESGDQFGKIVLTCS, via the coding sequence ATGTTCGCCGCCTACGCATCCCGCATCGACCGCGACCAGCCCCTCAACGGCCTTGAGCTGGGTGAACGCCCCGCCCCCGAGGTACGACCCGGCTGGACCACCGTCAACGTCCGGGCCGCCTCCCTCAACCATCACGACCTCTGGTCCCTGCGCGGCGTCGGCCTCGCCGAGGACAAGCTGCCGATGATCCTCGGCTGCGACGCGGCCGGAACCGACGAGGACGGCAACGAAGTCGTCCTGCACTCCGTCATCGGCCAGACCGGCCACGGCGTCGGCCCGAAGGAACCCCGCTCCATCCTCACCGAGCGCTACCAGGGCACCTTCGCCGAACAGGTCACCGTCCCCAGCTGGAACGTGCTGCCCAAGCCGAAGGAGCTCACCTTCGAGCAGGCCGCCTGCCTGCCGACCGCCTGGCTCACCGCGTACCGGATGCTCTTCACCAACGCCGGGGTGCGCCCCGGCGACTCGGTCCTCGTCCAGGGCGCGGGCGGCGGCGTCGCCACCGCCGCGATCGTGCTCGGCCGGGCGGCCGGGCTGCGGATCTACGCCACCAGCCGCGACGAGGCCAAGCGCAAGCGCGCCGTCGAACTCGGCGCGATCGAGGCGTTCGAGCCGGGCGCGCGGCTGCCGCAGCGCGTCGACGCGGTCATCGAGACGGTCGGCGCGGCCACCTGGTCCCACTCCGTGAAGTCGCTGCGCCCCGGCGGCACGCTCGTCATCTCCGGCGCGACCAGCGGCGACCGGCCCTCGCACGCCGAGCTGACCCGGATCTTCTTCCTGGAGCTGAAGGTGGTCGGCTCGACCATGGGTTCCAAGGACGAGCTGGAGGACCTGCTGGCGTTCTGCGCGACCACCGGCGTGCGGCCCGTCATCGACGAGGTGCTGCCGCTGGACCGGGCCCGCGAGGGGTTCGAACGGCTGGAATCGGGCGACCAGTTCGGAAAGATTGTGCTCACCTGCTCTTGA